The genomic window CCTCCGCGCCGATGAACGAACCGACCATGATCGTCGAGTACACCAGCAGCGGCGCGAGACAGTTCGGCAGCAGGTGCTTGAGGATGATCCGGCCCGTACCAGCGCCGAGCGCCCGGGCAGCGACGATGTAGTCCGCCTCCCTGGTGGCCAGCACCGAGGAGCGCATCAGCCGCATCACGACCGGCCAGCTCAGGATGACCAGCGAAGCGATGACCAGGCCCATGATCTTCGTCTTGCTGTTGTTGCTGCCCGAGCCGTTGAAGGTCGTCAGGATGACGATGGCACCGAGCACGAACGGCAGGCCGAAGAATACGTCGGCGACCCGGGAGAGCAGCGAGTCCACCCAGCCGCCCCGGTAGCCGGAGATGATGCCCATCACGCCACCGACCAGCATGGTGCCGGCGACGGAGAGGAGCGCTACGAGGATCGAGGCCCGAGCGCCGTAGATGGTCCGGGCAAAGACGTCACGGCCCTGCACGTCGTTGCCGAACCAGGCGTGGGCGGAGGGCTTGCCGAGGCTGTTGTCCAGCGAACCGTTCACGGCGTCGCCGGAGGTGAACAGCGACGGGAAGGCCGCCATCACCACGAACAGCAGGATCAACGCCGAGGAGATCCAGAAGAGCGGCTTGCGGCGCAGGTCGCGCCAGGCGTCGCCGAGGAGGCCACGCGGCTTCTCCTTGCGGGCGCTCTCCGGCAGGCCGGCGTTGGTGGGGGCACCGAACTCGGTCGGCTGCTCCGGGCGGGGAGTGCTGACGATCGACGCGGCGGAGGGGTCACTCATAACGGATCCTCGGGTCCAGGGCGGCGTAGAGCAGGTCGACCAGCAGGTTCATCAGCAGGTAGACCAGCACCAGCACCACCACGATGGAGACAACGGTAGCGCTCTCCTTGGTGACGATCGACCGGTAGACCTGTCGACCGATGCCGTTGATACCGAAGATTCCCTCGGTGACGATCGCGCCGCCCATCAGGGCGCCCAGGTCGGTGCCGAGCAGGGTGACCACCGGGATCAGCGAGTTGCGCAGCAGATGGACACCGACCACCCGGCGCATCGGCAGGCCCTTGGCGATCGCGGTGCGCACGTAGTCGGCCCGCCGGTTCTCGGCGATGCTCGTCCGCGACACCCGGGCGATGTACGCCATCGAGGCGCTGCCCAGCACGAAGCCCGGGATAAGCAGTTCGGAGAACGGCATCTCGCTGGAGACGGTCGGCGTGACGATCTTCCACTGCACCCCGAAGGTCCACTGGAGCACGAAGCCGACGACGAAGACCGGCAGCGCGATCAGGAACAGGCTGGAGACCAGGACCAGGTTGTCCAGGAAGCCGTTGCGGCGCAGACCGGTCAGCACGCCGGCGGTGAGGCCGATGAGCGCCTCGATCGCCAGGGCGACAACGGCCAGCTTGAGCGTGTTCGGGTACGCGGTGGCGATGATGTCGTTGATCGACCGGCCGCTGTAGGTCGTACCGAAGTCTCCTTGGAGGAGGCTCTTCATGTAGATCGCGTACTGAACGAAGACGTTCTCGTTGAGGTGGTACTTCTCGGTGAGGGCGGCGACGTACTCCGGCGGGCAGCGACGCTCACCGCACTTGCCGGCGAATGGATCTCCGGGCACGGCCCAGACGAGCCAGTAGATCAGGAACGTCGTGCCGATGAAGACCGGCACAAGTTGGAGCAGCCGTCTCACGAGATAGCGGCCCATGGGGTGGTCCTCCAGACAAGGGGTGCGTCGGCGGCCGACACGATGGTGACAGCGTGCGAGGAAGGATGTTGTGACACCCGCTCGCGACAGCGTGCGAGGAGATGTTGTAACACCCGCTCGCGGAACGGCCCCGGGTCGGGCCCACCGGATGTGGCGGGCCCGACCCGGGATCAGACCGATCGGATCAGAGTTCGACCGAAGAGAGGTCCAGCTCGCCGACGTTGTTCAGCTCGAGCTTCTTGATCTTCTCCGAGTGGCCGGACTGCTGGCCATAGAAGTAGACCGGGATGGTCGGCACGTCAGCGTCGACCTTCTGGAGCGCCTCGCCGAACTTCTGGTGCGAAGCCTCCAGGTTCTCGGCACCGCTGGCGGCCTTGGCCAGGGCGTCGACCTCGGGGTTGCTGTAGAGGCCGTCGTTGGAGGAGCCACCCTTGACGTAGAGCGGGTTCACCCAGTTCTCGACGTCCGGGTAGTCCTGCTGCCAGGCGGCACGGTACGGGCCGGTCATCTTGTGGGCGTTGATGTTCTGGCGGAACACCGCGAAGGTCGGGATGCCCTCGGCGCGAGCGTTGATGCCGAGGTTGGTCTTGACCTGCTGGGCAACGGCCTCCATCCAGTCCTTGTGGCTGGAGTCGGCGTTGTAGTAGAAGACCATCTCGCCCTGGAAGCCACCGGCCTCCTGGAGGAGCTGCTTGGCCTGCGTCGCGTCGAACTTGCAGGCGGTGCAGTTACCGGCCGGGGCGCCCGGGGTGAGCGGGTTGGCCCAGCTGTCGGCCGGCTTGCGGGTGCCGAAGAAGATCTTGTCGGAGATGGCCTGCCGGTCGATCGACATCGAGACGGCCCTGCGCAGCTTCGGGTTGGCGAAGCGCTTGTCGTA from Micromonospora kangleipakensis includes these protein-coding regions:
- a CDS encoding ABC transporter permease — protein: MSDPSAASIVSTPRPEQPTEFGAPTNAGLPESARKEKPRGLLGDAWRDLRRKPLFWISSALILLFVVMAAFPSLFTSGDAVNGSLDNSLGKPSAHAWFGNDVQGRDVFARTIYGARASILVALLSVAGTMLVGGVMGIISGYRGGWVDSLLSRVADVFFGLPFVLGAIVILTTFNGSGSNNSKTKIMGLVIASLVILSWPVVMRLMRSSVLATREADYIVAARALGAGTGRIILKHLLPNCLAPLLVYSTIMVGSFIGAEATLSFLGVGLKSPVVSWGIMISEAQNYLRVAPNLLFFPAAFLVTAVLSFVMLGEAVREALDPKLR
- a CDS encoding ABC transporter permease produces the protein MGRYLVRRLLQLVPVFIGTTFLIYWLVWAVPGDPFAGKCGERRCPPEYVAALTEKYHLNENVFVQYAIYMKSLLQGDFGTTYSGRSINDIIATAYPNTLKLAVVALAIEALIGLTAGVLTGLRRNGFLDNLVLVSSLFLIALPVFVVGFVLQWTFGVQWKIVTPTVSSEMPFSELLIPGFVLGSASMAYIARVSRTSIAENRRADYVRTAIAKGLPMRRVVGVHLLRNSLIPVVTLLGTDLGALMGGAIVTEGIFGINGIGRQVYRSIVTKESATVVSIVVVLVLVYLLMNLLVDLLYAALDPRIRYE